TCTGTCATTGCAAACGAAGAGAAAAATCTTTTAACTATAATAAAACAATCTATTTTCGAAAAGATTTTTTACGCTGTTCAAAGGGCTATTGAAAGGAATGGTTTTACGCATTATCTTCTTTATGGATTTAGAGTTCTGCAAAATGTAAATTTTAGTGTCATTTCGAGGAGCGGAGCGACGAGAAATCTTTTGTTTTTGTTGAAGTTAGAAGATTTCTCATCCCGATAAATCGGAATTCGAAATGACATGTATGTGCATTTTGCAGAACTCTATCTTTATGGATTGATTAAGGAGATACAATGGCAAAACCAGAAAAACACTTGCTTATCATTGGCGGAAACGCGGCCGGACTTTCGGCGGCGCGTCGCGCCCGTAGAAATGATCCCCGCCTTAAGATCACCGTTCTGGAAAAGAGCGGGATCGTCTCTTACGGCGCCTGCGGCCTGCCCTACTATATCTCCGACGTGATTAAAGATGAAAAAGCGTTGCTGGTTTTGCCCGTTGATGCCCTGGTAAAGGACGGCATCGACGTTCTGCTAAACCATGAAGTTGTTGAGATGAACGTGCGGGAGCGTAGCGTTTATGTGCGTACGGCGGAACAGTTCCAAAAAATACAATATGACTGGTTGATTATTGCCAGCGGGGCGCGCCCGATTGAACCGGACATTCCGGGAAGAGATTTAGACGGAGTTTACACCGTTCGTTCTCTGGAAAAGGCTGCGCAGTTAAAAAACGAATTGATCTCTGGCAAACATCGGTCGGCCGTGGTGATTGGCGGCGGTTACATCGGTCTGGAAATGGCCGAAGCGCTGACCAGGCAGGGGCTTAAGGTTACGGTAATCGAGCAGAAATCACAGGTATTGCCTTACATCGACAGCGATATGGCCGCACTGGTAGAAAGCGAAATGACAGGCAGGGGCGTTGCGCTTAAGACTTCGACCGCCGCCGTCAGAATTATCGGCGAACAGGCGGTGCGCGGCGTGGAAACCGACGGGGGAGAAATTTTGAGCTGCTCGCTGGTGATTCTGGCAGTGGGCGTGCGGCCCAATGCGGACTTTGCCGGCCTGGCCGGAATTGAACTGGGGCCCTCTGGCGCTATCCGCACGGACGATTACCTGCGAACCAATGTTTTGAATGTTTACGCCGCCGGCGATTGCGCGCAGGTTAAAAATACGGTGACTAATAAATTTGAATACTTTCCTCTGGGCACCACGGCCAACAAGCAGGGTCGCGTGGCTGGCGATAACGCTACCGGTCGGCGACAAAAATTTTCTGGCGTGGTGGGCGCCGCGGTGGTTGAGGCGTTTGGGCTGGAGATCGCGCGCACCGGCATTACCGAAGCTCATGCTCTCAAGCTCAGAATGCCTGTCAAGTCGGTAACGATTAAAGGCACATCGCGCGCCGGCTATTTTCCGGGTAAGAAGGAAATTTATGTTAAATTGATCTTCGATTTTTTAAGCGGCCGTCTGCTGGGCGCGCAAATGATCGGTAAAGAGGGCGTGGCCAAACGACTGGATGTCCTTTCTACCGCTTTGCAGCAAAAACTTACCGTGCAGGAATTGAGCGAATTGGACTTAAGCTATGCGCCGCCCTTTGCGCCGGTCTGGGATCCGCTTTTAATCGCAGCCAACCAGGCCCAAAAGCTGGTGTGGGCCAGACGTTATTAATTTAAGGCTATGAAACCGCAAAAAGAATTTAAATCGTAATTCATTTTCACGCAGATCGCGCAGATGTTCGCAGGAAAAATGTTAAACCTAAATTTCCAAAGCAGCATAGCCGCAAACAAAATATTTTTGCAGGGATTTATGCAACCACAGAGAGCGCAGAGAAGTCACAAAGGGCGCAATGAATATTTTAAATTAAATTACCATAGCTCGCTCGATCCTCACTCCCAGACAAAAGATCAGGAATGAACGCACTTGTAAGGGCGAAGGATTTCCAACCCTACTTTATCCAGCGCGCTTTTTTGACATGACTAAAGATTAATGCTTACCATAGCTGAATTGTTCTTGGAAATCCTTCGCCCCTACATAAATGGTGGCAGGAATTCTCCACATTGCAGAAACAGGTTTGAAATGACAGGCTAACTATTCAACCATTCAACTAATCAACTATTCAACCAATCCATGGCCGGGGGATGAGTTTTTAAAACAGCAAAAAAATTTTCACACGCTAATGCATTACATTTTTTGAAGGAAGTACTCCAATCCATTAGGTGTCGTTTAAATGTTCTTCTGCCTGCGGGAGCTCCGGGCGCCAAACAGTTTGAATTGAGGGATGAAGCTTCCAAAGCCCTGATTGCAGTTGCGGCACATGTCAATACTCTGGCGGTTGGTGTTGAGGCGATGCCGAAAGGACTGGAATTTTTCGTTTAGCCAGAGCCGGTCAAAATCCTGCGCCTGGTGAATATTGCCCATTTCGAATTCCCCGTTCTTGTCAAAACAACAGGGCACCAGGCCGCCATCCCAGTTAATCAAAGTGGAAAGCCAGGGCCGTGGACAGGATTTTTTATTGGCATTTTTGACGCGCAGTTGCTTTCCATCGAAATTATAGCGCCTGAATTTATCCTCCTGCGGCAGCCATTGTCGGGCTTCCTCCACCGAGTGGACTTCAATATTTTTAATCAGCAGGCGATCAACGCCCAGTTCTTTAGCCAGTTTGCGCACGGCCGGCAGTTCATGTTCGTTGTGTTTCATAACCAGAAACTGCAGGGCAATTAATGGATGTCGGACACCACGCTGCTTTTTAATTTCCATGAAGCGTCGTACGCCTTGCACCACTTTTTGCAGTTTGCCGTTAACCCGGTATCGTTCGTAGGTTTGCTGAGTGACGCCGTCCAGCGAAACGATCATGCTGTCCAGCCCGGAATCGATGGTGGCGTGGATGGTGTCTTCATCAAAGTAATGGCCGTTTGTGCTTGTGGTGCAGTAGATGTTTTTAGTTTTGGCCAGCCGCACAAAATCTAAAAAATGGCGGTTTAAATAAGGTTCGCCCTGATGATAAAGAAGCAGAAAAAAAATATCGTCGCCGAACAGCTCGATGATGCGCTGAAAGGTTTCCAGACTCATACGTCCCTGAACGCGCTTCATATCGCCGGAGCCGGTGGTGCACAGGGGACAGTGCAGATTGCATAAGTTGGTGGGTTCAATGGTCAAAATGGCCGGTCGCCCCCAGACGAAGGTTTTTCCGCTTAATGCAGAAAGAAAAAATGAACTTCCGGTTAACAGAAGATTTTTTGCTCTTCTGAAATTCAAACTACCGATTAAGCGACCGAGCGCCAGCTCATTGGGCATTAACTGCATGAACATTCCTGCTTTTTTCCATCAATTTGCAAAATTGTCGGGCAAAGTACAACCGTTTTTCGAGGAATGGTAAAAAAATGTACAAAGGCGCCCGATAAAAAAAGAGATCACAAAGAAAGGTATCTTCATGATCTCTGCAAAGTCAAACGTTTTTTATTCTACGAAAATTTCAGGAAATTTCCGCAAAAAATTTAAAACTTACCTTCCACGCCCAGGCCGGGTTTGTCGTTAAAGACAAATTTCCCTTTTTCCACCTTCACTCCGCTGAACGGATCGTTGCTGATCAGCAGATTGCCGTCCAGGTCGGCGTAATCGACGAAGGGGGCAAGGTGGGCGGCGGCAGAAATGGCCACGGAGCTTTCGATCATACAGCCTAACATGATCTTCATGCCCAGCGATTTAGCCATGCCGATCATGCGCAGGGCTTCCTGCAACCCGCCTGATTTCATCAATTTAATATTAATGCCATCGTAAGCCTTTGCCAGTTTGGGAATATCAGCCGCCGTTTTAACCGCTTCGTCGGCAATGATGGGCATATCCGCCCGCTCGCGCAGCCAGGCGGTTTCATCCAGCATTTCGGCCGGCATGGGTTGCTCAATAAATTCCACGCCCTGATCTTTAAGCCATTTGATCTTTTCCAGGGCTTCTTCTTTTGATTTCCAGCCTTCGTTAGCGTCCACACGGATCGGTTTGTCGGTTACGCTGCGCACCGCTTTGATGATTTCGCGGTCGCGGTCGGTGCCCACTTTAATCTTTAAGATGGGGTAGGCTTCGGCCTCGCGTACCTTTTGCTTGATCACTTCAACGGTATCGATGCCGATGGAAAAGGATGTAACCGGCGCTTTTTCGGGATTTAATCCCCACAGTTTGTACAACGGCAGATTAAATGCCTTACCGATCCAGTCCATCAAAGCAATATCCAGCGCTGCTTTGGCGCAGCTTTGATCCAGAATGGTTTTCTCCAGCGCGTCTTTGATTTCAGCAAAGTGAAACAGGTTGTTTTGTTCAAATATTTTTTTCGCTTCATTGATTCGTTGGGTGGTTTTGACGTGATCTTCGCCGTAGCGAACATTGGGCGCCGCTTCGCCGTAGCCCACAATGC
This sequence is a window from Caldithrix abyssi DSM 13497. Protein-coding genes within it:
- a CDS encoding dipeptide epimerase, with protein sequence MNLSRKRFLQLSGSSILGFSLFNSVTGCGNRQSQRKITGTGEIMIEVKTKRLNLAHTWTISRNSSNFKNNVFVRIERDGIVGYGEAAPNVRYGEDHVKTTQRINEAKKIFEQNNLFHFAEIKDALEKTILDQSCAKAALDIALMDWIGKAFNLPLYKLWGLNPEKAPVTSFSIGIDTVEVIKQKVREAEAYPILKIKVGTDRDREIIKAVRSVTDKPIRVDANEGWKSKEEALEKIKWLKDQGVEFIEQPMPAEMLDETAWLRERADMPIIADEAVKTAADIPKLAKAYDGINIKLMKSGGLQEALRMIGMAKSLGMKIMLGCMIESSVAISAAAHLAPFVDYADLDGNLLISNDPFSGVKVEKGKFVFNDKPGLGVEGKF
- a CDS encoding FAD-dependent oxidoreductase, encoding MAKPEKHLLIIGGNAAGLSAARRARRNDPRLKITVLEKSGIVSYGACGLPYYISDVIKDEKALLVLPVDALVKDGIDVLLNHEVVEMNVRERSVYVRTAEQFQKIQYDWLIIASGARPIEPDIPGRDLDGVYTVRSLEKAAQLKNELISGKHRSAVVIGGGYIGLEMAEALTRQGLKVTVIEQKSQVLPYIDSDMAALVESEMTGRGVALKTSTAAVRIIGEQAVRGVETDGGEILSCSLVILAVGVRPNADFAGLAGIELGPSGAIRTDDYLRTNVLNVYAAGDCAQVKNTVTNKFEYFPLGTTANKQGRVAGDNATGRRQKFSGVVGAAVVEAFGLEIARTGITEAHALKLRMPVKSVTIKGTSRAGYFPGKKEIYVKLIFDFLSGRLLGAQMIGKEGVAKRLDVLSTALQQKLTVQELSELDLSYAPPFAPVWDPLLIAANQAQKLVWARRY
- a CDS encoding radical SAM protein, translating into MFMQLMPNELALGRLIGSLNFRRAKNLLLTGSSFFLSALSGKTFVWGRPAILTIEPTNLCNLHCPLCTTGSGDMKRVQGRMSLETFQRIIELFGDDIFFLLLYHQGEPYLNRHFLDFVRLAKTKNIYCTTSTNGHYFDEDTIHATIDSGLDSMIVSLDGVTQQTYERYRVNGKLQKVVQGVRRFMEIKKQRGVRHPLIALQFLVMKHNEHELPAVRKLAKELGVDRLLIKNIEVHSVEEARQWLPQEDKFRRYNFDGKQLRVKNANKKSCPRPWLSTLINWDGGLVPCCFDKNGEFEMGNIHQAQDFDRLWLNEKFQSFRHRLNTNRQSIDMCRNCNQGFGSFIPQFKLFGARSSRRQKNI